The following are from one region of the Chloracidobacterium sp. genome:
- a CDS encoding RluA family pseudouridine synthase, whose amino-acid sequence MSTLNLKIDSDTAGQRLDSFLAEKIDGWSRSRLQKLIDDGDVLVNDKAVRSSYKLRENDEIDVDLVEAPVAIFEPEDIPLEIVFEDEYLAVINKPAGMVVHPGAGNSRGTLANAIAWHFGQRFSSPQATNKLSDPTNPSDGSERVGIVHRLDKETSGLIVVAKNEKTHEALSNQFRDRKVTKRYVTLVHGSPRENSGTIDRPLARDRWHRTKMTVAANGRNALTIWKVRQRFEKFTLLEVEIKTGRTHQIRVHLASINHPVVGDSTYNEGRDNTVADIEIKNAIRILGRFFLHAEKLSIFHPESGEELSFELPMPSELSEFLKVIK is encoded by the coding sequence ATATCAACGCTGAACCTCAAGATCGACAGCGACACTGCCGGGCAGCGTCTCGATTCGTTTCTGGCCGAAAAGATCGACGGGTGGTCGCGGTCGCGTCTGCAAAAACTGATCGACGACGGTGACGTCCTGGTCAACGACAAGGCGGTAAGGTCTTCTTATAAACTCCGCGAAAATGACGAGATCGATGTCGATCTGGTCGAGGCACCGGTCGCGATCTTCGAACCCGAGGATATCCCCCTCGAGATCGTCTTCGAGGACGAATACCTCGCGGTCATCAACAAACCGGCCGGCATGGTCGTTCACCCCGGAGCCGGAAACAGCCGCGGCACGTTGGCGAATGCGATCGCATGGCACTTCGGGCAGCGTTTCAGCAGCCCGCAAGCAACGAACAAGTTGTCCGATCCAACCAATCCGTCTGATGGCAGCGAGCGTGTAGGGATCGTTCACCGTCTCGATAAAGAGACATCCGGGCTGATTGTCGTCGCTAAGAATGAGAAGACACACGAGGCGCTCTCAAACCAATTTCGCGACCGAAAGGTCACGAAGCGATACGTGACTCTGGTTCACGGCAGCCCGCGTGAGAACTCGGGTACGATCGACAGGCCGCTCGCCAGAGACCGCTGGCACCGGACGAAAATGACCGTAGCGGCGAATGGCCGCAACGCGCTGACGATCTGGAAGGTCAGGCAGCGGTTCGAGAAATTCACGCTTCTTGAGGTCGAGATCAAGACCGGCCGGACGCATCAGATCCGCGTCCATCTCGCCTCGATAAACCATCCGGTCGTCGGCGACAGCACGTATAACGAAGGCCGCGACAACACCGTCGCCGATATCGAAATAAAAAATGCGATCCGCATCCTCGGCCGATTCTTCCTTCACGCCGAGAAACTGTCAATCTTTCATCCGGAATCCGGCGAAGAGCTTTCGTTCGAATTGCCGATGCCTTCGGAATTGAGCGAATTCCTGAAAGTGATCAAATAA